Proteins from one Cryptomeria japonica chromosome 4, Sugi_1.0, whole genome shotgun sequence genomic window:
- the LOC131037230 gene encoding sirohydrochlorin ferrochelatase, chloroplastic isoform X3: protein MIVENVYILKPTFQGTKWRTKHYNSFQHRIMSANIVRAPTRGFPLVGHTFSPSTHFRSGHVHIVISPIYSNRMESKNLSAIAKEQFGFREQDAVIIVDHGSRRQESNSMLLAFVDMYKEKTGHPIVEPAHMEIAKPTIKEAFDSCVNQGAARVILSPYFLSPGRHWKQDIPALAAEAAKEHPGIPYIVTAPLGLHELMVCTK from the exons ATGATAGTGGAGAATGTTTATATTCTCAAGCCCACATTCCAGGGGACGAAATGGCGAACGAAACATTATAATAGCTTCCAGCACAGGATTATGTCAGCTAATATTGTTCGTGCTCCAACTCG GGGATTCCCTCTGGTTGGACACACATTTTCTCCATCTACCCATTTCAGGTCAGGACATGTCCACATAGTAATTAGCCCTATTTATTCTAATCGGATGGAAAGTAAGAATTTATCTGCAATTGCAAAGGAGCAATTTGGTTTCAGAGAGCAGGATGCAGTTATCATAGTTGACCATGGTTCCAGGCGCCAAGAGTCCAATTCAATGCTTC TTGCATTTGTGGACATGTATAAGGAGAAAACGGGTCACCCAATCGTGGAACCTGCTCATATG GAGATAGCAAAGCCAACAATAAAAGAAGCATTTGACTCATGTGTGAATCAAGGTGCTGCCAGAGTTATTTTAAGCCCTTACTTTCTATCTCCTGGACGCCACTGGAAACAG GATATCCCAGCTTTGGCTGCAGAGGCAGCAAAGGAGCATCCCGGTATCCCATACATTGTCACAGCACCACTTGGTCTGCATGAACTAATGGTG
- the LOC131037230 gene encoding sirohydrochlorin ferrochelatase, chloroplastic isoform X2, with translation MIVENVYILKPTFQGTKWRTKHYNSFQHRIMSANIVRAPTRGFPLVGHTFSPSTHFRSGHVHIVISPIYSNRMESKNLSAIAKEQFGFREQDAVIIVDHGSRRQESNSMLLAFVDMYKEKTGHPIVEPAHMEIAKPTIKEAFDSCVNQGAARVILSPYFLSPGRHWKQDIPALAAEAAKEHPGIPYIVTAPLGLHELMVLEGFAARKKN, from the exons ATGATAGTGGAGAATGTTTATATTCTCAAGCCCACATTCCAGGGGACGAAATGGCGAACGAAACATTATAATAGCTTCCAGCACAGGATTATGTCAGCTAATATTGTTCGTGCTCCAACTCG GGGATTCCCTCTGGTTGGACACACATTTTCTCCATCTACCCATTTCAGGTCAGGACATGTCCACATAGTAATTAGCCCTATTTATTCTAATCGGATGGAAAGTAAGAATTTATCTGCAATTGCAAAGGAGCAATTTGGTTTCAGAGAGCAGGATGCAGTTATCATAGTTGACCATGGTTCCAGGCGCCAAGAGTCCAATTCAATGCTTC TTGCATTTGTGGACATGTATAAGGAGAAAACGGGTCACCCAATCGTGGAACCTGCTCATATG GAGATAGCAAAGCCAACAATAAAAGAAGCATTTGACTCATGTGTGAATCAAGGTGCTGCCAGAGTTATTTTAAGCCCTTACTTTCTATCTCCTGGACGCCACTGGAAACAG GATATCCCAGCTTTGGCTGCAGAGGCAGCAAAGGAGCATCCCGGTATCCCATACATTGTCACAGCACCACTTGGTCTGCATGAACTAATGGTG